From one Conyzicola nivalis genomic stretch:
- a CDS encoding alpha/beta hydrolase, which produces MRARRIAAVAAGLAVALTLAACSAPAVRTESTPVPTEVSAELEPFYTQVLTWTECEDGMQCATATAPLDWTDPARDSIDLALVRNPAEAAEPLGSVLVNPGGPGGSGYDFIADSLDYAVSPTLREKFDIVGFDPRGVNRSSAVLCHTDTAQLDAFIYDIVPGEFGSDAWITAAADANGAYAQQCVANTGDLLGFVDTVSAARDLDLLRAVLGDEKLNYLGFSYGTLLGATYAELYPQNTGRLVLDGALDPTSTSFDVSITQAKGFESALRAFLADCATAEDCPFTGTADDSMLKIRALLDRLDASPIRAADGRELGSNSMTSAIVLPLYREADWPYLRQLFDTVMKGDAALAFSLADSYNGRNPTDGSYLDNSLEARLAINCLDYASQGDVAVMREQAAELAAAAPVLGKQLSYGDVGCLQWPVKASTERPVIDAAGSADILVVGTTNDPATPYSWAQALADQLENGHLVTYEGEGHTAYNKSNACVDDTVDDFFVAGTVPASDPLC; this is translated from the coding sequence ATGCGCGCCCGCAGAATCGCCGCCGTCGCGGCCGGCCTGGCCGTCGCACTCACGCTCGCCGCCTGCAGCGCCCCCGCCGTGCGCACCGAGTCGACGCCGGTCCCCACCGAGGTCAGCGCCGAGCTGGAGCCGTTCTACACCCAGGTGCTCACCTGGACCGAGTGCGAAGACGGCATGCAGTGCGCCACCGCGACCGCCCCGCTCGACTGGACAGACCCGGCCCGCGACTCGATCGACCTCGCGCTCGTGCGCAACCCCGCCGAAGCCGCAGAGCCGCTCGGGTCCGTGCTCGTCAACCCCGGCGGACCGGGCGGCAGCGGCTACGACTTCATCGCCGACAGCCTCGACTACGCCGTGTCGCCGACGCTGCGCGAGAAGTTCGACATCGTCGGGTTCGATCCGCGCGGGGTCAACCGCTCGTCGGCCGTTCTCTGCCACACCGACACGGCCCAGCTCGATGCGTTCATCTACGACATCGTCCCCGGCGAGTTCGGCAGCGATGCCTGGATCACCGCCGCGGCAGACGCCAACGGCGCCTACGCACAGCAGTGTGTGGCGAACACGGGCGACCTGCTCGGGTTCGTCGACACCGTGAGCGCCGCCCGCGACCTCGATCTGCTGCGCGCCGTACTCGGCGACGAAAAGCTCAACTACCTGGGCTTCTCGTACGGCACGCTGCTCGGCGCCACCTACGCCGAGCTCTACCCCCAGAACACCGGCCGCCTCGTGCTCGACGGCGCCCTCGACCCCACGTCGACGAGCTTCGACGTGTCGATCACCCAGGCCAAGGGGTTCGAGAGCGCGCTGCGGGCGTTCCTCGCCGATTGCGCCACCGCCGAAGACTGCCCGTTCACCGGCACCGCAGACGACTCGATGCTGAAGATCCGCGCCCTGCTCGACCGCCTCGACGCGAGTCCGATCCGGGCAGCCGACGGCCGCGAGCTCGGCAGCAACTCGATGACCAGCGCGATCGTTCTGCCCCTCTACCGGGAGGCCGACTGGCCCTACCTGCGCCAGCTCTTCGACACGGTCATGAAAGGCGATGCCGCTCTCGCCTTCTCGCTCGCCGACAGCTACAACGGACGCAATCCCACCGACGGCAGCTACCTCGACAACTCGCTTGAGGCTCGGCTCGCGATCAACTGCCTCGATTACGCCTCGCAGGGTGACGTCGCTGTCATGCGCGAGCAGGCCGCCGAGCTCGCCGCCGCCGCTCCCGTGCTGGGAAAGCAGCTCTCCTACGGCGACGTCGGCTGCCTGCAGTGGCCGGTGAAGGCCTCGACCGAGCGTCCGGTCATCGACGCCGCCGGTTCCGCCGACATCCTCGTGGTCGGCACGACCAACGATCCCGCGACACCGTATTCGTGGGCGCAGGCACTGGCCGACCAGCTCGAGAACGGCCACCTGGTCACCTACGAGGGCGAGGGGCACACCGCCTACAACAAGTCGAACGCCTGCGTGGATGACACGGTCGACGACTTCTTCGTCGCCGGAACCGTCCCCGCATCCGACCCGCTGTGCTGA
- a CDS encoding DNA polymerase III subunit delta': MSVWDELTGQSEAIAVFRAAAEASAADGSNDSSMTHAWLITGPPGSGRSNLAYAFATALLSDGNIDGDESVRLQVAARSHPDLAVLSTDRIIITVEEVRKLAASSYYSPSVGRYRVIVVEDADRMMERSSNALLKALEEPPPRTVWILCAPSEADLLPTIRSRVRSVRLRVPAVDDVAELIARRDGVDLPTATRAAREAQSHIGMAHRLATNEEARSRRQETLEIALGVRSVSGAMLAATKLLAIAGADASALTQERDADERAGALRSLGIEPGGTIPPALRAQLKNLEEDQKRREKRSLRDGIDRVMVDLLSLYRDILLLQLGVETEPINLSIYNKLVTASEQSTAQETLATMDAIATARRRIESNVTPALALEAMLVAARRAA, from the coding sequence ATGTCAGTCTGGGACGAACTCACCGGCCAGTCCGAGGCCATCGCCGTCTTCCGGGCGGCCGCGGAGGCCAGCGCGGCCGACGGCAGCAACGACTCGTCCATGACCCACGCCTGGCTCATCACCGGGCCCCCCGGGTCGGGCAGGTCCAACCTCGCGTACGCTTTCGCGACGGCCCTGCTCAGCGACGGCAACATCGACGGCGACGAGTCGGTCCGCCTGCAGGTCGCCGCCCGCAGCCACCCCGACCTGGCCGTCCTCAGCACCGACCGCATCATCATCACCGTCGAAGAGGTGCGCAAACTGGCGGCCTCCAGCTACTACTCGCCGTCGGTCGGCCGCTACCGGGTGATCGTCGTCGAAGACGCCGACCGCATGATGGAGCGCAGCTCGAACGCTCTGCTCAAGGCCCTCGAAGAGCCGCCGCCCCGCACCGTCTGGATCCTCTGCGCGCCGAGCGAGGCCGACCTGCTGCCCACCATCCGCTCCCGCGTGCGCTCGGTGCGCCTGCGCGTGCCCGCCGTCGACGACGTCGCCGAGCTGATCGCCCGGCGCGACGGCGTCGACCTACCGACCGCCACCCGCGCCGCGCGTGAGGCGCAGAGCCACATCGGCATGGCGCACCGGCTCGCGACGAACGAAGAGGCACGCTCCCGACGGCAGGAGACACTCGAGATCGCCCTCGGCGTGCGCTCGGTCTCGGGCGCCATGCTCGCCGCAACCAAGCTGTTGGCGATCGCCGGCGCCGACGCGAGCGCGCTCACGCAGGAGCGCGACGCCGACGAGCGGGCCGGTGCGCTGCGATCGCTCGGCATCGAGCCGGGAGGCACGATTCCGCCGGCGCTGCGGGCGCAGCTGAAGAACCTCGAAGAAGACCAGAAGCGGCGCGAGAAGCGCAGCCTGCGCGACGGAATCGACCGGGTCATGGTCGACCTGCTCTCGCTCTACCGCGACATCCTGCTGCTGCAGCTCGGCGTCGAGACCGAACCGATCAACCTCAGTATCTACAACAAGCTCGTCACCGCGAGCGAGCAATCAACCGCTCAGGAGACCCTCGCCACCATGGACGCGATCGCCACCGCCCGCCGCCGCATCGAGAGCAACGTCACACCGGCGCTCGCGCTCGAAGCGATGCTCGTCGCTGCCCGCCGCGCCGCCTGA